The following is a genomic window from Kiritimatiellia bacterium.
GAATTTCTTCGTTTCCCATAATTTTTTTCATGACTTCTCCCGATTTCCAATCATTCCTGTCATCCGGCAGGGCAGTTTTGCCCGATGTCTTTCCGAGTTTTTATACCTTAACTTCTGACAACAACGTTCCGGTGTTCCCTTGCAGAACGATAAACTGCTTCCGCGATCTTGAGCGAGGCCAGGCCGTCTTGTCCGGTGACCAGAGGCGGACGGCCGGCTGAAACACATTCAATGAAATGTGCGATTTCAGATTTAAAAGTCAGTTTGGCATAAGGCGCGGCGTTTTTCCGTCTTATCCATTTTTTACTCCCGCACTTGAAACGCATTTCATTCCGGCCGTAGTCAACAACCGCGGTCCCCTTGGAGCCGTATATCTCAACCGTGTTCTCCGATGCCGGCGTGGACCAGCTTAACTCAACGACCCCGGGCACACCGCCGACCGACTTTAGAAGGATGGCGGCCGTATCCTCAACCTCCATGCGCTGAACAAAAGTGCCGGTAAAAGCGGACACTTCCCGAACCTCGCCGACCAGCCATCTGAATAAATCAATTGAATGCACCCCGCAGTCCATGACCACCCCGCCGCCCGAGCGTTCTATTTCGGCAAACCATGTTTTTTCATAATTGACGTCCAGATTGAAGCGATTATGGAACATGACCAGCCGCCCGAGTCTGCCGTCCGCGATCATTTGTTTCACCTGCCGGTTCAAGTCATAGAAACGATGGCTGAAGCCGACCATCAAAATAACCCTGTTTTGCCTCGCGGCCCTGATCATTTCAGCGGCCTCACGGCTGGTAACGGCCATCGGTTTCTCGCAGAGAATGTGCTTGCCGGCCCGCGCCGCGGCCACGGCCATCTCCCGGTGAAGATAGACGGGGGCGCAGAGGTTGACGGCGTCAATCCCGGGACTTTGCAGCAACTGCCGGTAATCGGTGAACCAGCTCGGCGCGCCCCATTTGGCGGCGGCGCCCTTTGCGGTTTTTTCCGAGCGCGAGCAGACCGCCGCGACCTGCGCCAGGGGATGGTTGTGGTACCATGGAAAACAGCCGATATCGGCCTGCCGTCCGCAGCCGATGACTCCGATGCCGATTTTTCGTTGTATTTTCACGGGACCTCCGTCAAATGACCACGCCTTGTTGCCGCAGGGCCGCTTGCAATTCCCCGATATTTATCCGGCGGGGGATCGTGTTTGTCTTGACCGCCAGGGCGGCGGCGGTTCCGCAGGCCTGGCCGGTTGCCATGCAGCAGGGCATAAACCTGACCGACGCCAGGGCCTTGTGCGTCACGGAAATACAGCGGCCGGCGACCAGCAGATTATCCGTTTTTTCAGGGACAAGACAGCGGTAAGGCACGTCATAATCATCCTTCAGGGTAGTATAGTTCTGGCCTTCCGGGTTATGCATGTCCATCGGCGCCCGGTTTTTCGCGATCACATCATCAAACCTTCGGCTTTTAAGCGCATCTTCCTCCGTAAAGATGTATTCTCCGATGACCCGGCGCGTCTCGCGCACGCCGATGGAAACGGAACCGCGGTCAGTCCGGCGGCTGTTCGCGAAGCCGGGAATGTATTTTTTTGCGAAACCGACCAGCGAAGCCAGTTGCTTGGCTGATTCCACTTCCGCGAAAGTCAAATCGCGCACGTTCGTGCCGTCCACGCCGGCCACGAAACTCCCGCCGATTTCGGCGCGGTCCGTGCCGAGCGTGCCGTTGATCCAGATGGTGTCATAATCAAGATATAAATCGCCCTTGGCGCGGGCCGTTTTCAGCAAACCGGTGAATCCGCTCGCGACAAAGAGCGGCAGACGGTCTTCAATAAAATCCGCGATATCTTTCGGATGGTTTTTTTTGTACTCGCGCAAAAACCGCCATAATTCGTCGTTATTTGTGTTTTCCATGACCGGTCCGACCAGGGTCATGCCCTGGGTTTTGCCGTCGGATTCCCGCCCTTGTTGCCAGGCGGCGCCGGCCCGGGCCGCCACGTCCCCGTCGCCCGTGGCGTCAATGATAACCTTACTCAAAAGGGCCTGCCGGCCGGACTTGCTTTCAATGATAATGCCTTTGAGGCGATTGTTTTCAACAATGCTGTCGGCGATCCAGGCGTGCAGGAGCAGGTTTGCGCCGGCCTCCTCCAGCATGCGCAGGCTGACCCACTTGAAGACATCTACTTTGATTTCCACCAAAAAGCCGTTGTTGATGGGGTTGAAAAAGCGGCGGCCGAGGCCGCCGTTCATTTCAAGCTTGTCAAGCAATTCCTTGATGATGCCCTTGTGAATTTCCGGCACGTAACCGCCGATCCACGGCATGGGAACAGCCGTGGCCGTGCCGCCCAGGAAACCGTTGGCCTCCACCAGGATGGTTCTGGCGCCGTTCCGCGCCGCGGCTATGGCCGCCACAATACCGGCCACACCGCCTCCGGCCACGATGGCATCGGTTTCTTCCAATATCGGGGTTTGTCTTGATTTTTCTTCAATGAATGTTTTTTTCATTTTTATA
Proteins encoded in this region:
- a CDS encoding FAD-dependent oxidoreductase, with product MKKTFIEEKSRQTPILEETDAIVAGGGVAGIVAAIAAARNGARTILVEANGFLGGTATAVPMPWIGGYVPEIHKGIIKELLDKLEMNGGLGRRFFNPINNGFLVEIKVDVFKWVSLRMLEEAGANLLLHAWIADSIVENNRLKGIIIESKSGRQALLSKVIIDATGDGDVAARAGAAWQQGRESDGKTQGMTLVGPVMENTNNDELWRFLREYKKNHPKDIADFIEDRLPLFVASGFTGLLKTARAKGDLYLDYDTIWINGTLGTDRAEIGGSFVAGVDGTNVRDLTFAEVESAKQLASLVGFAKKYIPGFANSRRTDRGSVSIGVRETRRVIGEYIFTEEDALKSRRFDDVIAKNRAPMDMHNPEGQNYTTLKDDYDVPYRCLVPEKTDNLLVAGRCISVTHKALASVRFMPCCMATGQACGTAAALAVKTNTIPRRINIGELQAALRQQGVVI
- a CDS encoding Gfo/Idh/MocA family oxidoreductase, with product MKIQRKIGIGVIGCGRQADIGCFPWYHNHPLAQVAAVCSRSEKTAKGAAAKWGAPSWFTDYRQLLQSPGIDAVNLCAPVYLHREMAVAAARAGKHILCEKPMAVTSREAAEMIRAARQNRVILMVGFSHRFYDLNRQVKQMIADGRLGRLVMFHNRFNLDVNYEKTWFAEIERSGGGVVMDCGVHSIDLFRWLVGEVREVSAFTGTFVQRMEVEDTAAILLKSVGGVPGVVELSWSTPASENTVEIYGSKGTAVVDYGRNEMRFKCGSKKWIRRKNAAPYAKLTFKSEIAHFIECVSAGRPPLVTGQDGLASLKIAEAVYRSAREHRNVVVRS